The segment GTATTAGAGATTGACGGTGACTACTCCCAAACGAACCGCGAGCAGTTGCGCACCCGGATTGAGGCGTTTGTAGAGATGCTAAAATGACCGCTGATTACGGCTATCAAGACCCAAGACCGGCGCGCATCACCTTTGACGAGTGGGACGACCTGTTTCAGAGGATTCCTGATGAACTCATAGAAAAATTTCACTACTTCCCTCCCAACAACGAGCCCTGGTCAAAATACCTCTTTCCACCCCAGACCTTTGCCATTTACGGCGCGCGGCACCTGCGCCGGCTCAAGTTTGACAACTCCCTTGCCGCCTTGCGCCTCTGGGGCTTTATCAACAACGAATCGGAACGCCTCTTCCGTGCCCGGCAAATGGGCAAAAAGGTGATTGCGGTGATGGGTGACTTAGGACCGCTCGCGGTCATCGTCAACTCATTTCCTGATTGTGTTGCCTTTTATCCGGACTGCTGGTGGTGGACACCCTTTGCGATGGAGAGCAAGGTTCTCTTAGATGCGGCTGCCCAACTTGGCATCGGTGAGGCAACCTGTTTTTCCCGGGCAGCCTTAGGCGCATTTGCCAAACACAGTTATTTCCCTGACCCGGATTTGATTATTTGCGCTACCGGTGCCTCCTGCGATGACTACTCAGGGGTTGAGAGCCTGGTGGCGAAAATGTTCGGCAAGGTAATATGGGTGGAAACACCACTGCGAATTTGTGGTGAAACAGCACAATTGACCCAATTACTGACCGAGGAATACCGGCGGGTCATTACGGCACTTGAACAACTAACCGGTACAAAAATGACCGAAACCCTACTTCTTAATGGAATTGAGCGGTCAAACCGTGTTCGCCAGCTTACCCACCGGCTCCGCTCACTCGCCTATGAGAATTGCACATTGCCTGCTTTAGAGACGATGATGATTGAATTTGGCTGTCTTCATTACTACTCAGACATAACCGAATGGACCGCAATTCTTGAACACCTGCTTGCAACTGCAGAATACCGTCTGAAAGGCAATTTACCCATCTTGAAACCCGATTCCCTCCGCCTCGCCTGGCTTACACCACCGGCAGACCCGCTTCTTCTCCCCTATGTTGAGGAACTCGGGGCGCGGGTGGTGGCAACCGAATATGTGATAAATCAGGCATTGACCATAATTGACACAGACGCAGATGACCCACTTGGAGCAATTGCCCGGTCTATGCTTGCCGGTTCGTTAAACGGGACTTCAAGAGAACGGGCAGATTTGTTGATAGCGCAGGCAGAAATGAGAAAAGCCGAAGGTGTAATTGTTTCCGCAATCTTGGGTGGCTCCCACTGTGCCTTAGAGTCAAAACTGATTGCCACTCACATCAAACAGCGGCTTAAAATACCCCTTCTTGAGTTTGACGTTGCCCCACCTAAAGGGGAGATTGACCGCCAAACTATAACGAGGATAGAGGCTTTTATGGAACTTGTGCGGAGTAAAAGATGCCAGAAATCCTGACACCAAGGGAGAGGTTCGGGCTTTTGGTTATTGATGAGGTTCAGGACCGGGTCCCGGTCTTTCCATTACTCACATCCTACGCTGCAGTTCACTCTGGTGTGCCTTTGCGGTCTTATTACACTGATGGCGAGACCATGGCAAAGTGTCAATTACAAGCACGGGAGTTTTATCAAACCGACTTTATCTCCATCTTCTCTGAGGTGGGGATAATCGCCGAAGGGTTAGGTTCGGAGTATTTCTATCCTGAAGATGACCTGCCGGTTCTTTCTCGACCGAAATGGCTCAGCCTGGACGATGCGGTAAAACAGCTCCTACACTCCGCAGGCAACTACGAAAGCGTTGCGGGAAGATTGACGGTTTACCTTGATGCGATTCATTACGCCTATGAGGCGATAGGTGACCGGGTGCCAATTCTTGCCTATATTCCGGCACCATTTACTACTGCCCAGCAACTCATTGACCCTGAGGAATTTCTCTTGGGTCTCATTGAGTGTCCAGACCTAATAAACTTACTCCTGACATATGCGCTTAATGCGGTCCTTTCATTTTCGCGAAAGGTAATAAGGCAGGGCGCACTGCCAATCCTTGTTGACCCTCTGGCTTCAGGTAGTGTTTTGGGCCCAACTCAGTATCAAGAGTTTGCACTGCCGTTTGAGAAGGCGGTAATTGATTTCTGGCATCGGTATGACCTTGATGTAATTCTGCATATCTGCGGTGATACTTCAGAAATTATCAACCTGATGCCGGAAACTGGTGCCGATTTAATCAGTGTGGATAAAATTGAACTTGAAAAGGCGGTGAGAGTCGCGGGTGGGCGTGTGCGGATTGTCGGCAATTTTGATACTTCAGACTTGTTGTTGGGGACATCAAATGAGGTTGCGGAACTGGTACAAAAAATGCTTATATTAGGTAAGACCTGTCCGCGTGGCTATGTGGCGGCAACAGGGTGCGAGGTTCCGTTAGGAACCCCGAGGGAGAATGTCTTAACTTTTGTGCAGACCGCAAAGCGGGTGGGCATTTATGATTTTCCCAAGGGGTTAAAAACAGGAGGTTATTATGCTCATCGCAGGGATTGATGTCGGTTCAGTTAATACCAAAGTGGTTTTATATGATGCGGATGCCGGGGAGATAAGGGCTTTTTTGGTTACACGCACCGGGATGAATCCAAAGAAGCAGGGAGAAAAGGCATTCAATCAATGTCTCCGAGATGCGGGGATAGAAATGACCGAAGTCAAGGAGGTTGTTGCCACTGGTTATGCCCGACATGCCCTTAATTTTACTACTAAGGTTGTCACCGAGATAACTGCTACTGCGTGGGGTGTTAGATATTGGCATCCTTCGTGTCGTACCGTGATTGATATCGGGGGTCAGGATTCCAAGGTATTGACATTAAATGAAGAAGGAGGGGTGGATGGGTTTCAGATGAACGACCGGTGTGCAGCGGGCACGGGTAGTTTTCTGGAGTTTATTGCCCGCTCCCTCGAGATACCAATTGAAGAGTTTGGTCGCCTAAGTCTAAGTTCGCAAAGGCCGGTTTTACTTTCAAGCCTGTGTGTGGTGATGGCAGAGTCAGAGATTCTTTCCTTGGTTGCTGCGGATACGCCAAGAGAGGATATTATTGCTGGCCTGCATCAGGCACTGGCAGCAAGGGTGGTGAATATGGCCGCGCGCCTGGAGATTAAACCGGAGGTGGTGTTTGCTGGGGGCACAGCCTTAAACGAGGGGATGATGGTTGCTCTTGAAAGGACGCTTGGCCTGCCGGTGGCAGTGGCAAAGATGCCGATGCTGGTTGCGGCATTAGGGGCGGCGCTTCTTGGGTCAGCGGAGGATAATCACCCTTAGCGGTTGCTTTTCGGTGTAGAGAAAATAGACTCCATCGGCAATGGGCGGGGTTGCTTTTCTGCCCGCTACATCAAAGAAGGATGAGGATGAGGTGAAGGTAAAGGTTGGGGTTGAGAAGCGGGTCAGCGGGAAATGGCTTGGTTGAATTTTGTCCCAGAACTCCTGATAGGTTCTGAGCACAAGGGTGCAGATTTCACTTGACAGTCGGGCAGCGCTCATCGAATCTGGACCGGACTCCGCCCAGAGGCTTTCGTGGTAGGTGACAATATTGAAAATCATTGACTCCACCGGGGCAATATGCTCCAGCCAGCTGGCGAGACGGAAGGTGTTTATCGCATTAGGAAATTCAGGGAGTGGATAGAGATAATCCCTTAACCTCTGTGCCTCGTCGCATATGGGGGCGGTGATGTCTCCGTCAAGCTCATTGGGAAGCCTTCCTCCTTTAACCCACAAAGGAACAGGCAGGGTGGCTATGGGCGCACCTAAGAGGACCCAAATCATACTTGTGTTCGGGTTTTTCCCGGGTTGCGGACCGACCATTATTTCTACTGAGCGGGTCAGATTGCGACAGATGGTGGTCTCGGTGGGCAGATACCCATAAGGCAGCGGTTCAACCCGGCTTAAAAAAGGCAACGGATAAGGGTCAAACCCTACCTGCCCTAAATCGCGGCACAGATTCCTGACGATGAACTCAACCGAAAGAATTCTTTCCTTAACCGCCGGGATGCATAACTGCAATGCCCGTTCAAATCGATTTTTGCCCAAAAGGCGAGTCGGACCCCCAGACATTGAGAAGTTTGCGCGTAAGAGAAAGCCCAATGATTCCTCATCGGCGTCATAGCGGGTATAGAAGGTGTGGCTGGCTTCAAAGATAGCGGCCTTGCCAGAGTTATCAAACACGCCAAAGTTTGCCGGGGTTTCCCTTCCCACCAGATTGAGCGAGTCCAGGAGCCGCTCAAAATCCTCCACACTGGCGCAGCTACCCAAAGCGAGGCGCATAATTGTGCCATCATCCGCACCTCCTCGGTCCTCCCCACCGCCCCCGAGATTATAAGAGTTGGAGTTCATTATCGCAAACCCAGCCTCATTAATTCCTGCCCACACATCAAGCGTTTCACCGGCATAGACATTGGCGATGAAGCGAAACCGCTCTCCAGAAAAGAACCTCATCTCCTGATTAGGATTGGAAACATCGCGATTCTTCCACAGGATGGGGCGGTTTTCCCTTGTTGCCAATGGGCTGAAGGCACCGATAGTGCAGCCGATGATGTAAAGGTTAAGGCAAAGGTATAGGTTTATGATTGTGAACCTCCACCTGTTCTTTTCTTGATTTCTTCAATTAGGGCAACACTCAGTTCGGACTCAGAACAGGTGCGCACCGCTATTCCCTTAGCAAAGACAACCCCCTTACCCCTGCCGCCGGCAATGCCGAAGTCAGCCTCCCTGGCCTCTCCTGGTCCGTTAACAACGCAGCCCATTACCGCAATTTTCAGCGGTGTAGTTATTCCTTTCAACCCCTTTTTTACCTCCTGGGTAAGTCGGTTAATATCAACCATAGTTCTACCGCAACCAGGGCAGGAATAGACAAGCGGTCCGGTTATTCGTAGTCCTAACGCTGCCAAGAGTTCGTAACCAGCGATGACCTCAAGAACCGGGTCACCGGTAAGAGAGATTCTTATCGTATCGCCAATTCCCGCAAATAGAAGTGGGGAAAGTGCTGCCGCTGAGCGGATGGCACCTTCAAATGGTGGACCGGCTTCGGTTAGACCGAGATGGAGTGGATAAGGGTAACGGGTTGCCAATTCTTTATTTGCGGCAATCAGTTCGTTAAAGCTGGTAGTCTTAACAGAAAGGATAAGTCGCTGGAAGTTAAGTTTCTCAAAAGGGATTAGCGCCTGTTCTATTGCTCTAAGGAGGGCGGGGACACCTGAACCGATTCCCTTCGGTAATGAACCTGAGTTGACGCCTATGCGGATTGCTACATTCCGGTCTTGAGCGGCACGGATGATTTCCCCAACCTTCCAGTGAGCACCTATATTCCCAGGGTTTATCCTAACTTTATCCACCCCCGCCTCGATGCTCATCAGGGCAAGTTTATAATTGAAATGGATGTCGGCGACAAGGGGAATAGATGTCTTTTTTCTGATTGCGGATAATGCCCAGGCACTCTTTTCGTCAGGCACGGCAAGGCGCACCAGTTCACAACCTGCCCTTTGAAGGCGTCTGATTTGGCGCACGGTTCTTGGGATATCATCGGTTCGGGTTTTTGTCATTGACTGGACCCGCACCGGGGCACCGCCACCAATGATTATCCCTCCAACCGTTACCGGAATGCTTTTGCGCCGCTTTTTAGGTTCTAACACGTTTTATATCAGCGCCCAAGAGATTAAGTTTCTCCTCAAGCCTTTCGTAGCCGCGGTCAAGGTGGTAGATGCGCAGGATTTCGCTTTTTCCCCGGGCAGCAAGTGCGGCAAGGACGAGCGCGGCTGAGGCACGCAGGTCTGATGCCATCACCTGCGCCCCTTCAAGTCTTTCCACCCCGTGAATCACCGCCATATTACCAATGATATCAATGGATGCGCCCATACGGTTGAGTTCCAGGGCGTGGAGGAAGCGGGATTCAAAGATATTTTCGGTTACAGTTGAGGTGCCAATTCCGAGGCTTAAAAGCGCGGTGAACTGCGCCTGCATGTCGGTGGGAAAACCAGGATAGGGCGCGGTGGAAATTTTCGTTGCCTTGGGGCGGGCTTTCATCTCTACGAAGATGCTTTTTTCACCTGCCTCCACCTGAGCGCCAATCTCGCGCAGTTTGGCAATGACTGCGGTCAGGTGCTTAGGCTCGCAGCCCGTTATTTCAACTTTTCCCTGGGTGATCGCAGCGGCAACAGCAAATGTCCCTGCTTCAATCCGGTCAGGTATGGGTGTGTGACTGGTGCCCGAGAGTCGTTTAACGCCTTCAATTTTAATTTGCGGTGTGCCCGCACCGGTTATCTTTGCGCCCATCCCATTAAGGAATTGAGCAACGTCATCCACCTCGGGCTCGCAGGCAGCGCCTTCAATTACGGTTGTCCCTCGGGCAAGGGTTGCCGCCATCATTGTATTGATAGTGGCACCAACACTTGGACCTTTGTGCCCGGCAAGTATCATTGTGCTTCCATGCAAACTCCTTGCCCGCGCCCGGATATACCCCTTTTCAATTCTGATACGGGCACCAAGTCCAGCAACTCCTTTGAGATGAAGGTCAACCGGCCTTGGCCCGATGGCGCAGCCACCGGGCAGAGACACGCGGCACTCCCCCATCCGTGCAAGGAGCGGTCCTAAGACATAATAGCTCGCCCGCATCTTGCGGACGATGTCATAAGGAGCTTCGGCTTTGAGTTTTCCCGCGGCAGTGATTTTCACCTGGCGGTTTTTCATTTCTACCTTAACGCCGATTGCCCTCAAGAGTTTGAGCATAGTATTTACATCCTCAAGGAGAGGGACATCGTGGATTGTGCAGGTCTCTTCGGTCAAAAGGCAACAGGCGAGCAGCGGCAGAACCGCATTCTTTGCCCTGGCAACAGCAATACTGCCCTTGAGCGGTTTTGAGCCCCGGATAACAAAACGGTCCACAAATTATTTTTCACCAATTGAGACAAAAGTCAAGCGGATGTAGAATTCACATTTGCCACGCCTGTTTACTATTGAAAGGGTAGGTCCCCTCCACCACCCCGGCTGTTGTGTTGGTAAACGAGCAGAAGAATGGTTTCGAAGGAAAAGGGGCGAAGATGGAAATCTGTGTTGGGTTTGGATGGTAGTGGCGAGAATCTGGTTAGGTGATTTTGTCAGGAGGGATTACCGATATGGGCTGTAAGAAGGAAAAGATGTAATTTTTAGTTTCTCAAAGATTCTTGACAGAGGGAATCTTTGAGTTTATCTTGATTTATGGACGAAAAAGGTGATAAGGCAAGTTTTGTTGCCCTTGTTTTTGGCAGGGTGCAAGGGGTGTTTTTCCGGATGTTCGTTTTAAGGGAGGCGCGGGCGTTAGGGCTTACTGGCAGGGTACGCAATCTCCCTGACGGTTCGGTTGAGGTCAACGCCGAAGGTGAAAGGGGAAAACTGGAGAAACTCATTGAGCGCCTCCATCAGGGTCCACCAGGAGCGCTGGTACAGAATGTTTCGGTAACCTGGAGCGATTATCTGCATGAGTATGACGATTTCCAGATAGATTACCGGTGATTTTATGGCAAAATGGAGTGATGCTGACCGGCGCTTTATGATGGCCGCGCTGGAGGAGGCTTTTAAGGGGTGTGGGCTGGTTTCGCCCAATCCGATGGTGGGAGCGGTGTTGGTTAAAAACGGCAGGATTGTGGGCAGGGGCTATCACCGTAGGTTTGGTGCCCCTCATGCCGAGGTTGAAGCGATTCGTGATGCGGGCAGAGAAGGGCGAGGCTCTACTCTTTATGTGACGATGGAGCCCTGCTGTTTTCAGGGCAAGACACCTCCCTGCACCGAGGCAATTCTTGCGGCAGGGGTAAAAGAGGTGAAGGTTGCGATGATTGACCCGAACCCGAAGGTTAACGGCCAGGGTGTGAAATGTCTCCGCCGGCAGGGGATAAAGGTTGAGACCGGTCTCTTAGAAAAGGAGGCGCGGCGTCTTAACGAGGCTTATATTACATTTATGACCGAGCACCGCCCGTTTGTCATCCTGAAGGTGGCATCAACCCTTGACGGAATGATGGCAACCGCTGATGGTGAGTCGCAATGGATTACCGGTGAGCGGGCACGGGCAGCGGGTCAGTTTTTGCGCCTGATGGCAGATGCGGTTCTGGTGGGGGTGAACACCGTTTTAAAGGACAACCCGAGCCTGACCTGCCGGCTCAACCGGGAAAAGCGGCTTTTGCGGGTTGTCCTTGATTCAGCATTGCGAACCAGTGGCAAAGAGAGACTTTTTTCTGAACCAGGTGGGGTCTTGGTTTTTACCGCGAGTAGTCAGGAGCAAAGGATTCGGAGGTTGGAACGGGCCGGTGGTGAGGTTGTGCGGGTCAGGCAGGAGAAAAAAGGGATGCTCAACTGGGAAGACATCTTAAACGAACTCTATCACCGGCAGGTCACCCTGGTTCTGATTGAAGGTGGCGCAACCGTGGTATCTTCAGCACTCGAGACAGGGATAGTGGATAAGGCATTTTTCTTTATTGCGCCCAAGGTTTTGGGTCCGGGCAAACTTTTCTCTAAGGGGATGAAGCCCCGCTCGCTAACCAATGCGCTAATCTTAAAGGATGTGCGCCATATTGAGTTTGGTGAGGACATTTTGATTGAGGGCTATGTTTACCGGTTTAGTTGAGGCAATTGGCACAGTCAAAAGGGTTGAGCGGCAGGGAGATAACCGGCTTTTTTCGATTGCGGCAGATTTTGCCCCGGAGTTGAGACCGGGCGAAAGCGTTGCTGTCAACGGTTGCTGTTTGACCGTAGTGGCAGTTAACGGCAGGCTTTTCAAGGTTGAGGCGGTTGCCCAGACCCTGAGGTCAACAAATCTCAGCCGATTGGTTGTTGGCGCGCATGTCAACCTTGAGCGGGCGCTGAAAATGGGCGAGCGTATTGGCGGCCATCTGGTCTTAGGACATATCGACGAGGTTGGCATCTTAAAAAGGGTTGAACGTCGCTCAGGCGAAACGAGATGGACAGTAGGGGTAAAAGAGGAAAGTTGCCGATTGCTGGTACCCAAGGGTTCGGTGGCAATTGAGGGTGTGAGTTTAACAGTTGTTAGCGTGGAAAGGGGGGAGTTCCGGGTCAATCTCATCCCCTTTACCCTGAGGCAGACGGTTTTAGGAGAGCGCCGGCAGGGGGATAAGGTCAATATTGAGTATGACATACTTGTCAAGTCTGCCCAGCGGTCAAA is part of the candidate division WOR-3 bacterium genome and harbors:
- a CDS encoding 2-hydroxyacyl-CoA dehydratase family protein; its protein translation is MTADYGYQDPRPARITFDEWDDLFQRIPDELIEKFHYFPPNNEPWSKYLFPPQTFAIYGARHLRRLKFDNSLAALRLWGFINNESERLFRARQMGKKVIAVMGDLGPLAVIVNSFPDCVAFYPDCWWWTPFAMESKVLLDAAAQLGIGEATCFSRAALGAFAKHSYFPDPDLIICATGASCDDYSGVESLVAKMFGKVIWVETPLRICGETAQLTQLLTEEYRRVITALEQLTGTKMTETLLLNGIERSNRVRQLTHRLRSLAYENCTLPALETMMIEFGCLHYYSDITEWTAILEHLLATAEYRLKGNLPILKPDSLRLAWLTPPADPLLLPYVEELGARVVATEYVINQALTIIDTDADDPLGAIARSMLAGSLNGTSRERADLLIAQAEMRKAEGVIVSAILGGSHCALESKLIATHIKQRLKIPLLEFDVAPPKGEIDRQTITRIEAFMELVRSKRCQKS
- a CDS encoding uroporphyrinogen decarboxylase family protein yields the protein MPEILTPRERFGLLVIDEVQDRVPVFPLLTSYAAVHSGVPLRSYYTDGETMAKCQLQAREFYQTDFISIFSEVGIIAEGLGSEYFYPEDDLPVLSRPKWLSLDDAVKQLLHSAGNYESVAGRLTVYLDAIHYAYEAIGDRVPILAYIPAPFTTAQQLIDPEEFLLGLIECPDLINLLLTYALNAVLSFSRKVIRQGALPILVDPLASGSVLGPTQYQEFALPFEKAVIDFWHRYDLDVILHICGDTSEIINLMPETGADLISVDKIELEKAVRVAGGRVRIVGNFDTSDLLLGTSNEVAELVQKMLILGKTCPRGYVAATGCEVPLGTPRENVLTFVQTAKRVGIYDFPKGLKTGGYYAHRRD
- a CDS encoding acyl-CoA dehydratase activase; translation: MLIAGIDVGSVNTKVVLYDADAGEIRAFLVTRTGMNPKKQGEKAFNQCLRDAGIEMTEVKEVVATGYARHALNFTTKVVTEITATAWGVRYWHPSCRTVIDIGGQDSKVLTLNEEGGVDGFQMNDRCAAGTGSFLEFIARSLEIPIEEFGRLSLSSQRPVLLSSLCVVMAESEILSLVAADTPREDIIAGLHQALAARVVNMAARLEIKPEVVFAGGTALNEGMMVALERTLGLPVAVAKMPMLVAALGAALLGSAEDNHP
- a CDS encoding carcinine hydrolase/isopenicillin-N N-acyltransferase family protein translates to MATRENRPILWKNRDVSNPNQEMRFFSGERFRFIANVYAGETLDVWAGINEAGFAIMNSNSYNLGGGGEDRGGADDGTIMRLALGSCASVEDFERLLDSLNLVGRETPANFGVFDNSGKAAIFEASHTFYTRYDADEESLGFLLRANFSMSGGPTRLLGKNRFERALQLCIPAVKERILSVEFIVRNLCRDLGQVGFDPYPLPFLSRVEPLPYGYLPTETTICRNLTRSVEIMVGPQPGKNPNTSMIWVLLGAPIATLPVPLWVKGGRLPNELDGDITAPICDEAQRLRDYLYPLPEFPNAINTFRLASWLEHIAPVESMIFNIVTYHESLWAESGPDSMSAARLSSEICTLVLRTYQEFWDKIQPSHFPLTRFSTPTFTFTSSSSFFDVAGRKATPPIADGVYFLYTEKQPLRVIILR
- the ispG gene encoding flavodoxin-dependent (E)-4-hydroxy-3-methylbut-2-enyl-diphosphate synthase — its product is MLEPKKRRKSIPVTVGGIIIGGGAPVRVQSMTKTRTDDIPRTVRQIRRLQRAGCELVRLAVPDEKSAWALSAIRKKTSIPLVADIHFNYKLALMSIEAGVDKVRINPGNIGAHWKVGEIIRAAQDRNVAIRIGVNSGSLPKGIGSGVPALLRAIEQALIPFEKLNFQRLILSVKTTSFNELIAANKELATRYPYPLHLGLTEAGPPFEGAIRSAAALSPLLFAGIGDTIRISLTGDPVLEVIAGYELLAALGLRITGPLVYSCPGCGRTMVDINRLTQEVKKGLKGITTPLKIAVMGCVVNGPGEAREADFGIAGGRGKGVVFAKGIAVRTCSESELSVALIEEIKKRTGGGSQS
- the murA gene encoding UDP-N-acetylglucosamine 1-carboxyvinyltransferase is translated as MDRFVIRGSKPLKGSIAVARAKNAVLPLLACCLLTEETCTIHDVPLLEDVNTMLKLLRAIGVKVEMKNRQVKITAAGKLKAEAPYDIVRKMRASYYVLGPLLARMGECRVSLPGGCAIGPRPVDLHLKGVAGLGARIRIEKGYIRARARSLHGSTMILAGHKGPSVGATINTMMAATLARGTTVIEGAACEPEVDDVAQFLNGMGAKITGAGTPQIKIEGVKRLSGTSHTPIPDRIEAGTFAVAAAITQGKVEITGCEPKHLTAVIAKLREIGAQVEAGEKSIFVEMKARPKATKISTAPYPGFPTDMQAQFTALLSLGIGTSTVTENIFESRFLHALELNRMGASIDIIGNMAVIHGVERLEGAQVMASDLRASAALVLAALAARGKSEILRIYHLDRGYERLEEKLNLLGADIKRVRT
- a CDS encoding acylphosphatase codes for the protein MDEKGDKASFVALVFGRVQGVFFRMFVLREARALGLTGRVRNLPDGSVEVNAEGERGKLEKLIERLHQGPPGALVQNVSVTWSDYLHEYDDFQIDYR
- the ribD gene encoding bifunctional diaminohydroxyphosphoribosylaminopyrimidine deaminase/5-amino-6-(5-phosphoribosylamino)uracil reductase RibD, translating into MAKWSDADRRFMMAALEEAFKGCGLVSPNPMVGAVLVKNGRIVGRGYHRRFGAPHAEVEAIRDAGREGRGSTLYVTMEPCCFQGKTPPCTEAILAAGVKEVKVAMIDPNPKVNGQGVKCLRRQGIKVETGLLEKEARRLNEAYITFMTEHRPFVILKVASTLDGMMATADGESQWITGERARAAGQFLRLMADAVLVGVNTVLKDNPSLTCRLNREKRLLRVVLDSALRTSGKERLFSEPGGVLVFTASSQEQRIRRLERAGGEVVRVRQEKKGMLNWEDILNELYHRQVTLVLIEGGATVVSSALETGIVDKAFFFIAPKVLGPGKLFSKGMKPRSLTNALILKDVRHIEFGEDILIEGYVYRFS
- a CDS encoding riboflavin synthase; the protein is MFTGLVEAIGTVKRVERQGDNRLFSIAADFAPELRPGESVAVNGCCLTVVAVNGRLFKVEAVAQTLRSTNLSRLVVGAHVNLERALKMGERIGGHLVLGHIDEVGILKRVERRSGETRWTVGVKEESCRLLVPKGSVAIEGVSLTVVSVERGEFRVNLIPFTLRQTVLGERRQGDKVNIEYDILVKSAQRSKGSHPAL